tctctctttcacaatttattaaaatttatttattcaatgcAAGTTCAAATCACATTTCTTGATAAGTACTTAAAATTTGTGAACCAGACTTGTGTGCTAAGGCAATTTCAACGGAGGTATTTACTTGAGTTTGTCAAATGATGCATCACCAAAATTGCTTCCCATTGGAATGTTATCTGGTGGAACATGAAAACGGAGATCACCATCCAAACGCCAATGTTTCCTGGTCAATAAATTTGTGGATAAGTGAACATTGATGAAGCATGCACTAAGATTTAGTTATTCATTTACCATTcaacaaaaattccaaatataacaaaatttatattttaacttcCAAAGTTTGTCTATTAGTAAGACTATGTTGTAGAAGTCAATCACCAATAAATTTTGgtgtatttataaaaaaaaattaaatattgatatacacttaaCTATAGACCTAAAAGTGTTGCCATGGTTAATTACCCTGTTTTTCATGagaattgttattatttaaccaatttCAAAGAAGTAGAGGACCAAAATAACTTAACGAAATTCTATTAAGATGTCAAAATTGCCCTACGGAAAGTAAACAGATTTccttgaaaatttaaagaaagaagcTATTCTTGCTTCCGATACGTACCACAAAAAGAATTCTTCCTAAATCTTGACTTTGAACTTATTAGTCAACTTCCAAAAATAATGTTGAGAAAAAGAGGAGAGATTACGTATGTACCTGACCATTAGAAGATAAATCTTGGATTACATTTCTAAATCTTCCTCTCCAGAGGCTTTTCTTGATTCATTTTCTGCCACCTAATGCAGGAAGTTTCCAAGCAACCTCTGATCGAAAATCATGTTTGGAAcctagaagaagaagcaaagcTACTGAGTTAGGTCCTAGGCATCaatgcatgtgatgtatgacAGTATAAGCAAGAAAACAGAACGTGCCTTGTCCCCGAAGAAAATCTTTGTATTATCAGCAATGGCCTCGATAAATTTTAGCTCAAGAAACTGGGGTGTAAGCTTCAACTTGTTAGCTTCAGCTTCTTTTAGTACACTgagaagaaggaagatgaGAGAACATTTATGTCATTAGGTATTCGGTATCGGTGCAACAGGCATTCATTCCTCACTTTGAAAGCAAAATGAGAAAGTACCGGTAATAATTGGCATCCGCGAGACTCTTTTCACGAGCAAGATAGATATGGTTATCAATTTCTTGTTGTCTCCTGGAACTCTCCTTCTCCATCAATTTCTGTTCCATGAGGATCCTGCTAACATTAGCATTCTTCTCGGCTTCGCTaattgccattttttttttggtctcTGCTTCTTTCTCTACTACCCTTTGGCTCTCTACGGCAATTAGAACCTATCCAAGTATGCCAAGATTCATTAGAATAAATACAAGCagaaatatgtattttattgaaataataataataattataataaaagtcTTGAAAGGATGAACTTTAGGTTTCTAGCTGCATAAAGCACTAAATGGTGTAAATTTGGACGAAATTTGGTCCAAAACATTAAGAAGTAGCATGAAAATATGGGTTTCTAGGTTTCTAAAGCTCTAAGAATCGTCTAATGAACTTTGGTTCAAAACGTTATTCATATGAATATTGTGGACCTAAAATACACCTTCACAGGTATTCatgctaatttttttaattaaagaggTAAACtctattttgaattattatgaCGTGTAAGACTAAAGAACCAACAATACACTTAATACAAGGCACATACTTTCAGCACTAGCCTTTGTGAGCCTCTGATTTATACCTTGTTTGAAACTCAAACAAAACGAGAATAAAGTTGGTTTCCCATGTTAGAGATGTACCTTTGTACGTTCCACTTCCATGTCTTCAAAGTTCTTTCTGATAGAATTTGGGATGGTAGGTTTGGTTACACGAACACTGACTATTTCAATACCAGGAGCATAACGTGTACAGTCACCTTGGAGGGCATCTTTCATTGTTTCATCGATCTAAACATGAAAACCAGTCACGGATCATTCATACTAAAGAAACGCTTGATGCCAATCAAGAAAGAATATACGAGAAGTTTCATGGAAACATAAGCTTTTACAGCCTCAATCAGATTCCTTGAAAGAATGGAAAgctgaagaaaagaaaaatatctgGCACAAATGAATACAAATAAGGCAGTAAGTTGCCAAAATACTCAAGGTGGACAATTTCACTAGCTAGAGTTTACAATTCGCACGGTGCTCTTATCAGCTCTGCAAGCCGtttgtgaaaataaaaagatgcaAGGCTTTAAAAGCACACACCTGATCAAAGACATCAATATAAACTTGTTGAAGACTGTGGGAGCTACAAAACTGATTGATCTCATGAtgaattttatcatatatCCATATGTTATCATAATTCACACCATAGTTGACCAGGGTGTCATACACATATTCTTTGCGGAGGCGATTGACAACCTGAAAGTAGCATCCTTATCAACTAAGatgaaaaacatgaaaatctAACATCAATAATTGTGAAGGAATTTCATAGTAATTGCACCTCTATTTTCTCGAAGTTGATCATCACACCCCCTTAGTACCACATGGAATGTCCCTTACCTGGATGTGGACATCAATTAGAACatcttcaaaatattgaaatccTAGAATCGACGTTAAATTCTAACTTACTTGATCGGTCTGGAGGGTCACTTGAACAGCCACAAACTGGGTTATCAGTGGCAACTTCAGATGGAAACCTGAAATTTttaacatgaaaaaaataaaaggacaTACGATATgcataacaacaaaaaaaggtAGGAAGGAGAGACTTAAACCTGGATCAGTTATTGTCTTCAGAAGGGCACCTCCTCTCCAATATACCCCCACGTGACCCTCCGGTACTTGATGTAAAATAGAAAGATTATTTGACAAGTTTGATTGAGATGGAAAGAGCACCTACATGTATGTAATACAGTTATACAGCCAGTAGAATCAACCAGATAAGTTACAGtgattttgtaattgttcATTGTACACACTTAGGCACAAAAAATGGGAATGccaaataaacatttataaggTGATACAACTTCTTGACCACGTTTTGTGTATGTTAATCAGTATTTGGACAACTAGTACGGATCCAATTGTCAATTGTGCTTTCCCTCGGTTGATTGTCCTATGAAAACTAATACTGATCCAAAATCTactttatatattaaacttaGCAGACCTGCCATGTGTGAAACGTAGAATTTATCAAGTTTACATAAACCGTCCGCTGTTTGCTTCAATTTGTTGaaccttttttcttatacGACAAAATTTGGCCAAAATTTCTCAACTATGTCAGACTCCACATTTAAAAGCCATGGCCGAACTAGCTACAAGAAGATCAGAGATTCATAAGACTACTCTGTAATAGAAACTAGATAGAaacttctttcttcattttttaatagtaCATCATTGGATTTTGCGAATCTCATACTCATACGCTTGATGTTTCCATCGATGGCACTACTCCATGTGTATTTTAATCAATTGGGTAATCTCTCTGTAACTCCCACATACGGCACTGGATATGACTTAAAAACAAGTAAACAAAcaagtatgcaatcaaacagTAGTACTGATGAACTTATTGTAAATCGAAGAAACGCATTCTTTAATACATCAAACCAACAAACTAACTACCAAAACAAACAACGTAAAAATCGAACGTATTAGCATTCTAACTCCATTTCACAACGGAGAAAAACATAGACGAAGAATCAACGCATCTAGTTGAGACAAAATACTTTGACCTCAGATAGAATAGAAACAAGACGGTGTATCAAAAATCAATTGTCGGAATCTATGGcgtaagaaaatcaaaatgaaatttcagaAACAAAAACACGAAACCTAGCGTGTTTTGCAGTTGGATAAGGAATGAATAAGATATACCATGGAAAAGATGGCCAGGAAGGAGGCGAAAACTAGGAGTATGGATGAGGA
This DNA window, taken from Cucumis sativus cultivar 9930 chromosome 6, Cucumber_9930_V3, whole genome shotgun sequence, encodes the following:
- the LOC101221706 gene encoding LOW QUALITY PROTEIN: erlin-2-B (The sequence of the model RefSeq protein was modified relative to this genomic sequence to represent the inferred CDS: inserted 1 base in 1 codon); this translates as MDRNQPLQPPSPQPRPPESAGSSSSILLVFASFLAIFSMVLFPSQSNLSNNLSILHQVPEGHVGVYWRGGALLKTITDPGFHLKLPLITQFVAVQVTLQTDQVRDIPCGTXGGVMINFEKIEVVNRLRKEYVYDTLVNYGVNYDNIWIYDKIHHEINQFCSSHSLQQVYIDVFDQIDETMKDALQGDCTRYAPGIEIVSVRVTKPTIPNSIRKNFEDMEVERTKVLIAVESQRVVEKEAETKKKMAISEAEKNANVSRILMEQKLMEKESSRRQQEIDNHIYLAREKSLADANYYRVLKEAEANKLKLTPQFLELKFIEAIADNTKIFFGDKVPNMIFDQRLLGNFLH